In Oryzihumus leptocrescens, the following are encoded in one genomic region:
- a CDS encoding MFS transporter: protein MPFAPYRRVLAVPAARTALLLGLFLRIPMFAGGVVLTLHIVQTLHRGYAEAGVVSALATICIAISGPWRGRLLDRIGLRRTVVPSIIVTALVWSVAPFVGYLPLLLLAIPAGLFVTPTFSILRQAIITAVPDAERRTALSLDSVGVELSFMLGPVLGVWAATTWSTTWVLFAAEMLTVVGAIAVWVVNPVMRSEGHDADAAHLPRREWFSGAFLAVLAAAAATTLVLSGCDVAFVAAMRGYGAVGSLGPVLAVWGLGSALGGLVYGALHRSLPVFALLAGLGIVTVPLALASGPVSLALLSFVAGLFCAPTITATVDAVSRVVDERARGEAMGWHGSAMTAGSALGAPVAGAAIDLQGYAGGFALVGLLGVLVATSGWATVRLRRRRRAAVDVAAAA, encoded by the coding sequence ATGCCGTTCGCCCCCTACCGTCGCGTCCTCGCCGTCCCTGCGGCGAGGACCGCGCTGCTGCTCGGGCTGTTCCTGCGCATCCCGATGTTCGCCGGGGGCGTCGTGCTGACCCTGCACATCGTCCAGACCCTGCACCGGGGCTACGCCGAGGCGGGCGTGGTCTCCGCGCTGGCGACGATCTGCATCGCGATCAGCGGACCCTGGCGCGGACGGCTGCTCGACCGGATCGGCCTGCGCCGCACGGTGGTGCCCTCGATCATCGTCACCGCCCTCGTGTGGTCGGTCGCGCCGTTCGTCGGCTACCTGCCGCTGCTGCTGCTCGCGATCCCCGCCGGCCTGTTCGTCACGCCGACGTTCTCGATCCTGCGCCAGGCGATCATCACCGCCGTCCCGGACGCGGAGCGCCGGACCGCCTTGTCGCTCGACTCGGTCGGCGTCGAGCTGTCCTTCATGCTCGGCCCCGTCCTGGGCGTCTGGGCGGCGACCACGTGGTCGACCACGTGGGTGCTGTTCGCCGCCGAGATGCTCACGGTGGTCGGTGCCATCGCGGTGTGGGTGGTCAACCCCGTCATGCGCAGCGAGGGCCACGACGCCGACGCGGCCCACCTGCCCCGGCGCGAGTGGTTCAGTGGCGCGTTCCTGGCCGTCCTGGCGGCGGCCGCGGCCACCACCCTCGTGCTCTCCGGCTGCGACGTGGCGTTCGTGGCGGCCATGCGCGGCTACGGCGCGGTCGGCTCGCTCGGCCCGGTGCTCGCCGTCTGGGGCCTGGGGTCCGCGCTCGGCGGCCTCGTCTACGGCGCGCTGCACCGCTCGCTGCCGGTGTTCGCCCTGCTCGCCGGCCTCGGCATCGTCACGGTCCCGCTCGCGCTGGCCTCGGGGCCGGTGTCGCTGGCGCTGCTGTCGTTCGTCGCCGGCCTGTTCTGCGCACCGACGATCACCGCCACCGTCGACGCGGTCAGCCGCGTGGTCGACGAGCGCGCCCGGGGTGAGGCGATGGGCTGGCACGGGTCGGCGATGACCGCCGGCTCCGCCCTGGGGGCGCCGGTGGCCGGCGCGGCGATCGACCTGCAGGGCTACGCCGGCGGCTTCGCCCTCGTCGGGCTGCTCGGCGTGCTGGTGGCCACGTCCGGGTGGGCCACGGTCCGGCTGCGCCGCCGGCGCCGGGCCGCCGTCGACGTCGCCGCGGCGGCCTGA